The Dickeya poaceiphila DNA window CTGGATAGCCCGGAACAGACTCTCATCCGGTACACTGACCATCAGTACCGTAGCCGCCATTTCTTTGAGTTGTGGATAGCAGTGACGCAATATCGCCAGAGAGCGCTGATCATCCCCAAACAGAAATAGCGGTTGCATACCCGGCAGCGATACCGCTCGTTCCGTCTCAACGCCAGGGGACAATTCTGGGGTACGAATTGGCATCATGGACGACACGAACGTCCGCCGGATCAACCCAGTTTGAGGCGTGTTTTCCGGCATACGAACCTCATCCTGAACCGGGTTAATTGCCGAAAAATAGCGATCGGTCGACTCTCCCCCCAGGTCCGCCACCACCGTCAACGCCATAGCGGCAGCCGGCACAACAAAACAAAGAGAACACAACAGAATACGGATCATTTACCGGGCTCCACCCAGGTCAACTGGGACAAAGACGTGGCAGACGCCACAGAAAGGGGTTTCGTTTTCTGACGGGTATCCCCCATCGCATCCAGCTTGCTGCGAACGATGGCCATATACACCCGGGCCGCCTGTCCGCCGGCGGGATGGTGATAACACCCTGCAGCCCGGAGCCAACTTCCGGGACTGGAGTCGTAACAGGCGCGCAGCAGTCGTGCCGCCACACGCAGGTTGAGATAGGGATCAAACGCATCGTGTAACGATGGGAAAAGATGACCGTTCCAGCCGAGATTGACCTGGGCAATACCGACATCAATGCGTTTGAGGGGATACACCCGGATAAATGACAACAGCGCCGCCATCGCTTTCTCACGGGTCTCATAGCGATATCCCGTCCCCGCAACGTTAATCGTCCATGGCCACGGACGTACCCGCCCCCCTGCCAGCTTTTTGGAGCTTTCAGCCAACGCCAACGAGTAAAGAGATTCAACCGGGACCCGCTCGTCCTGCGCAATCTGTTGGTAAGCCCAGGGAATATCCAGGACAAAGTCAGTTGCCGATGATGTCAACGGCATCATCAGAGAAAACAACAAAGTGATTAAAACGCCGCAATTTGCCATCCGCCGTTCTCCCCTTGTTGCAAGACCACAGGCATTTGCCCCTGGCCATACTGCATCCATAACCCCTTGTCATGGTTCAGGGTAATCTGCCGGCTGCGCACCCGATCAACCGGTATCCGGTGGGCTATCGCCCAGTTACGCACCTTGTCATCACTGCCATTGCTGTCGACCAAGTAAATGTCTACCGGCCTGTTATCAGCCAGGATAGCGGCGAGACGCGCATCACAACGCGAACAGTTGTCCTGCACAAAAAGAGCCAGTCGCCCCGATGTGTCATGAGCGATACCTGTGGCATTACCCATATTGACGGCCAGTGAATTCGGGTACAGGCGCGTCCACGCCGCATTCACTTCACGCTGAAACGCCAACTCTTTTTCAGTACGCTGGAACTCCTGCTTTACCCACAGCTCAGCCAGTCTGCGGCGGTCGGTCGGATTGTCGCTTTCAATCCCCAACGCCGTCAGCGGATCAAGCCCTGGTGACTGCACACCACGCGGTCCCTTCATCAGTTGCTGGTAGCGCTGCCATTCGTTTGCACTCAACCCCCACGCACTGGCCTGACGTTGCTGCTCTTCACGGACAATCGACTGCAACTCGGATGAAAGTGACTGAGACTGCTGAACACTGGAATCCTGTTTATCTGCAGCCAGCGCTATCGAACAAACGGACAGCAGCAATACGCCGCCGGCCAGTTTCCTGGATTTATAATTCATGATCATGGTGTTACCTCAGGGGAATAGATTGGGAATGGCCGTTGACGGTGAAGTGAGCCTGGCCACCATCAACCGCCGTCAGTGTCCAGCCGGAAAGGCTGTCGCCGGGAGATAAGAGACGAACCTGTGATAATGATGTCGGCGCATCGGCAGGCGATGCGACCAGAAACATCTGCCCGCCCCGGCGCTCCACACCATTCACGACGAAAGGTGGAGACAGCGATTTATCATACTCTCTAATGCGAGGTCCCCGAGTCAGGGACTTTTTTTTTACGGTCTCTTTGGCAGCTGAGGCACCTTCTGTCGTCGACGTCGTGGCGGATTTTTCCGCTTTGCGGTCAGCGGTCATTTTTGACCACTGTTCTTTCCAGTCAGACAGGGCATTAAACTGCAACTGCAACGTTTCCAGCGCTTGCCGTTCTGCCGCCTGCGCGGTACTCAGACGCTGTATACTCTGTGTATTTTCAGCAACCTGTTGTTGCACCGCGTTACGCGATTGCTCAACTGTCGTTAACCGGTCAGCCAGGGCCTGTGCATCCTGACGAGATAGAAACTCAGCAGAAAAGCCCGTTAGCCGCCCTTCAATTGTCGCGATAGACTCTGACAGCTTGCTCAGATTCCCCGCCCGGAAAGCCGCTTCGAGCGATGTCATTCTGATTTGCTGCAGACTCAGCTCATTGAGCAGATAAGCGTTGCAAGCCAGACTCGCAGTGATGATGACCACTTTACCAACACGCCAGATAGTCATCAGAAGCGAGGCAAAAGGAGGAGTGGATTTACTTTCACGGCTCTGCCGGAAGATAAACCCGTTTTTTACTGGCTTCTCATCGGGTAGCGACGAGACGGCAGGAGAAACGGCGGGCTCCTCAACCGAAAACGAAATAGCGGCTTCCGCTTCGGTGAGTGTTTCGGTCGTCATAACAACATCCTTTAGCATTTAGCAAATAGCTGACTACTGTCGCGCTACAGTGCTAAATCTGACATGTTATGACGAGCCAAAATTCATTATTAACGTGGTTAAGATTCGTTAGAGAGGGCAGCAGTATGCATCGACATGTTCATCATCGACTGCTGACATGATTTGATACCAGCGAGTACCAGCCATAACCCAATTTGCGGGACACTGCGCCACTTTGTAGCCATGTATAAAATCAAACGCGTTAGGAGCCTGAATCCACTGACATCCATTGTTATTCAGTGATGCCGCCCCCTTCCAGACACCATTTTGACACGATAACACCCCCCCTGAATAATCACGACTAATCGTCCCATTTTCTGGGCATACAGCACCCGGCGTGTTTATCTCGTCAAGCTTCAAAACGCCTCCCGCACTCAGTCGCCCATTCGCACGAACACTACCGCCCAGTACCTGACCACCCGTGTAAATGCTCTTGTCATTCACCGATCGCACCCAATCATCATCAGACATATAAAAACCACCGTTGTGGGTCTCGTTCAACCAACCACTGTTCCCACGAGAGACAAACCAGCCATTCGTTGTTGTGATATTCTCTCCTGCAGTAACCGCTCCACCAGCTGCAACATTGGCGCTGAAATTCCCGGTCTGCGCATTGACTGCATTGACGTTATTGAGGTTATTGCCTCCCATGTCGATGTCGGTATGCATTTTGTTTAAATCCGGCTTTCCTGTGACGGAGAACCGGTATAACCGATCGTTTTCGTTTCTTGCAGCTCCGAGTTCGTCCGTGGTCAGTAACG harbors:
- a CDS encoding PFL_4695 family integrating conjugative element protein, with the protein product MIRILLCSLCFVVPAAAMALTVVADLGGESTDRYFSAINPVQDEVRMPENTPQTGLIRRTFVSSMMPIRTPELSPGVETERAVSLPGMQPLFLFGDDQRSLAILRHCYPQLKEMAATVLMVSVPDESLFRAIQADYPDITILPVNGSDLARRLKLSHYPVLVTAGAIGLSGCGKGK
- the pilV gene encoding shufflon system plasmid conjugative transfer pilus tip adhesin PilV; the encoded protein is MNISTRKTPDRGWAIMSTGVSLIILVIVAIWGTTRWNDYLQQREWQVVAAQTSRFTVAVKSYAARYYDTLLNSATTTAPVVITPAMLKSTGFLEAGFSDTNSSGHTYRAAFIRNATNTSQLQALVFTQGGVGLPFLALRQIAIDITNGLGGYIWDGANATGAMNSWSVPLSSFGVSTTNGHIVALLTTDELGAARNENDRLYRFSVTGKPDLNKMHTDIDMGGNNLNNVNAVNAQTGNFSANVAAGGAVTAGENITTTNGWFVSRGNSGWLNETHNGGFYMSDDDWVRSVNDKSIYTGGQVLGGSVRANGRLSAGGVLKLDEINTPGAVCPENGTISRDYSGGVLSCQNGVWKGAASLNNNGCQWIQAPNAFDFIHGYKVAQCPANWVMAGTRWYQIMSAVDDEHVDAYCCPL
- a CDS encoding transglycosylase SLT domain-containing protein, which translates into the protein MANCGVLITLLFSLMMPLTSSATDFVLDIPWAYQQIAQDERVPVESLYSLALAESSKKLAGGRVRPWPWTINVAGTGYRYETREKAMAALLSFIRVYPLKRIDVGIAQVNLGWNGHLFPSLHDAFDPYLNLRVAARLLRACYDSSPGSWLRAAGCYHHPAGGQAARVYMAIVRSKLDAMGDTRQKTKPLSVASATSLSQLTWVEPGK
- a CDS encoding TIGR03759 family integrating conjugative element protein, whose protein sequence is MNYKSRKLAGGVLLLSVCSIALAADKQDSSVQQSQSLSSELQSIVREEQQRQASAWGLSANEWQRYQQLMKGPRGVQSPGLDPLTALGIESDNPTDRRRLAELWVKQEFQRTEKELAFQREVNAAWTRLYPNSLAVNMGNATGIAHDTSGRLALFVQDNCSRCDARLAAILADNRPVDIYLVDSNGSDDKVRNWAIAHRIPVDRVRSRQITLNHDKGLWMQYGQGQMPVVLQQGENGGWQIAAF